The proteins below are encoded in one region of Chelmon rostratus isolate fCheRos1 chromosome 21, fCheRos1.pri, whole genome shotgun sequence:
- the ntn2 gene encoding netrin 2: MREPWRCLLGLCLLACSASTHSAANPFVGQQTPPDPCYDDTGAARRCIPEFINAAFGKEVTVSSVCGRPPSRSCSVVERGDDRPSVRTCQICDAADPRRAHPASYLTDLNSAHNLTCWQSENLNTSPHNVTLTLSLGKKFEITYVSLQFCSPRPESLAIYKSMDYGKTWMPYQFYSSQCRRMYNRPNKATITKQNEQEALCTDGHTDLYPLSGGLIAFSTLDGRPSGKDFDNSPVLQDWVTVTDIRVVFSRPQLPRELGLGAGSNSGGRDDDPTAVTSTLPTYFYAVGDFQVGGRCKCNGHGSRCLKDKEGKLVCDCKHNTEGPECDRCKPFHYDRPWQRANAREANECLPCNCNLHARRCRFNMELYKLSGRKSGGVCMNCRHNTAGRHCHYCKEGFYRDMARPITHRRACKACDCHPVGAAGKTCNQTTGQCPCKDGVTGITCNRCAKGYQQSRSPVAPCIKIPVVNPTAVVSSTEEPADCESYCKPVKGNLKINMKKYCKKDYAVQVNVLDMETVGDWAKFSVNVVSVYKSRGEPLKRGDNILWVHMKDLACKCPKIQMSKRFLVMGGSDGGTGTGAGPGVGPGAGAASPGAERVGLMADKNSLVIQWRDVWTRRLRKFQRKEKKGKCSKA, from the exons ATGAGGGAACCCTGGAGGTGCCTGTTGGGCCTGTGCCTCCTGGCGTGCTCAGCCTCCACCCACAGTGCCGCCAATCCCTTCGTAGGGCAGCAGACCCCTCCAGACCCTTGCTACGATGACACCGGCGCAGCCCGCCGCTGCATCCCCGAGTTCATCAACGCCGCCTTTGGCAAGGAGGTGACAGTGTCCAGCGTCTGCGGCCGGCCTCCGTCCCGCTCCTGCAGCGTGGTGGAGCGGGGCGATGACCGACCATCTGTGCGCACGTGCCAAATCTGCGATGCAGCTGACCCTCGCCGCGCCCACCCTGCCTCCTACCTCACTGACCTCAACTCGGCCCACAACCTCACCTGCTGGCAGTCGGAGAATCTGAACACCTCACCGCACAATGTGACTCTCACCCTTTCGTTAGGTAAAAAGTTTGAGATCACCTATGTCAGCCTGCAGTTCTGTTCACCTCGACCTGAGTCCCTGGCCATATACAAGAGCATGGACTACGGCAAGACCTGGATGCCTTACCAGTTCTACTCCTCACAGTGCCGGCGTATGTACAATCGGCCCAACAAAGCAACCATTACCAAGCAGAACGAACAGGAGGCTCTGTGCACAGATGGCCACACTGACCTCTACCCGCTCTCTGGAGGACTCATCGCTTTCAGCACTCTGGATGGACGGCCCTCTGGCAAAGACTTTGACAACAGCCCGGTCCTCCAAGACTGGGTGACCGTCACCGATATCCGCGTGGTCTTCAGCCGGCCCCAGCTACCCCGGGAGCTGGGACTGGGCGCGGGGAGCAACAGCGGAGGGAGGGACGATGACCCCACGGCAGTGACATCGACACTGCCAACTTATTTCTATGCAGTGGGAGACTTCCAGGTGGGCGGGAGGTGTAAATGCAACGGACACGGCTCACGCTGTCTGAAAGACAAGGAAGGCAAACTGGTGTGTGACTGCAAGCACAACACAGAGGGACCTGAATGTGACCGCTGCAAGCCCTTTCACTATGACCGGCCGTGGCAGAGGGCCAACGCCCGCGAGGCCAACGAGTGCCTGC CATGTAACTGCAACCTGCACGCCCGTCGCTGTCGATTCAACATGGAGTTGTACAAGCTGTCGGGGAGGAAGAGCGGAGGCGTCTGCATGAACTGCCGCCACAACACTGCGGGCCGCCACTGCCACTACTGCAAGGAGGGCTTCTACAGAGACATGGCCAGACCAATCACTCACCGGCGAGCCTGCAAAG CCTGTGACTGCCATCCTGTCGGTGCAGCAGGCAAGACGTGCAACCAGACCACAGGCCAGTGCCCCTGCAAGGACGGCGTCACCGGCATTACCTGCAACCGCTGCGCCAAGGGCTACCAGCAGAGCCGCTCCCCTGTGGCCCCCTGCATCA AAATCCCAGTGGTGAACCCCACAGCTGTGGTGAGCAGCACGGAGGAGCCAGCAG ATTGTGAGTCCTATTGTAAACCAGTGAAGGGCAACCTGAAGATCAACATGAAGAAATATTGCAAGAAGGATTATG CTGTCCAGGTGAACGTGCTAGACATGGAGACAGTGGGGGACTGGGCCAAGTTCTCAGTTAACGTGGTGTCCGTGTATAAAAGCCGCGGCGAGCCCCTGAAGCGAGGCGACAACATCCTGTGGGTGCACATGAAGGACCTGGCCTGCAAATGTCCCAAGATCCAGATGAGCAAGCGGTTCCTGGTGATGGGCGGCAGCGACGGTGGAACGGGCACAGGGGCGGGTCCAGGAGTCGGGCCTGGGGCCGGAGCCGCCAGTCCGGGGGCCGAGCGCGTGGGCCTAATGGCCGATAAGAACAGCCTGGTGATCCAGTGGAGGGACGTTTGGACGAGACGCCTGCGGAAGTTCCAGCGCAAAGAGAAGAAGGGGAAGTGCAGCAAAGCGTGA